The Flavobacterium praedii genome window below encodes:
- the smpB gene encoding SsrA-binding protein SmpB, translating to MQKTVNILNKRARFDYEILETFTAGIVLAGTEIKSIRLGKANITESFCEFSGNELFAINTYIEEYTFGNQFNHKARSERKLLLNKRELKGLLRSVQAKGLTIVPLKLFTNEKGLAKLQIGLCKGKKTYDKRESLKEQDTKRDLDRIKKAF from the coding sequence ATGCAAAAAACTGTCAACATACTCAATAAAAGAGCCCGATTCGATTATGAAATTCTAGAAACCTTTACGGCAGGAATTGTTTTGGCGGGAACTGAAATTAAATCCATTCGATTGGGAAAGGCAAATATTACCGAAAGTTTTTGTGAATTTAGTGGCAATGAGCTTTTTGCAATCAATACCTATATTGAAGAATACACCTTTGGGAATCAATTTAATCACAAAGCCAGAAGTGAACGCAAACTGCTTTTGAACAAAAGGGAATTAAAAGGCTTACTGCGAAGTGTGCAAGCCAAAGGACTTACCATTGTACCTTTGAAATTGTTTACCAATGAAAAAGGATTGGCCAAACTACAAATTGGACTTTGTAAAGGTAAAAAAACCTATGACAAAAGAGAATCTCTAAAAGAACAAGATACCAAAAGAGATCTTGATAGAATAAAAAAGGCTTTTTAA
- a CDS encoding VF530 family protein, whose translation MEKQQSKDPLHGITLQKIVETLVEYYGFDTLGELVKIKCFNENPSVKSSLTFLRKTDWARKQVEDLYLKTISKKQSR comes from the coding sequence ATGGAAAAACAACAATCAAAAGATCCGCTTCACGGTATCACACTTCAGAAAATAGTAGAAACATTAGTAGAATATTATGGTTTTGACACCTTGGGTGAATTGGTCAAAATAAAATGTTTCAACGAAAATCCGAGTGTGAAATCAAGTCTGACCTTCCTTCGAAAAACCGATTGGGCTCGAAAACAAGTTGAAGATTTGTATCTAAAAACAATTTCTAAAAAACAATCCAGATAA
- a CDS encoding GNAT family N-acetyltransferase — MLEINFLPFPNLETERLLLRQVNSNDAEAILSLRSNDEVMKYIPRPYLKNIIEAKDLIAMFDDKIENGIGINWGIAFVNQPEKILGIIGHYRIKPEHYRAEVGYMLFPEYKGRGIVSEALKKVVEYGFKEMKLHSIEAILDPGNIGSEKVLLKNGFIKEAHLIENEYYEGRFLDTMIYSILNK; from the coding sequence ATGCTAGAAATAAACTTTTTACCTTTTCCAAATCTAGAAACCGAACGTTTATTACTGCGACAAGTCAATTCGAATGATGCGGAAGCAATCTTGTCTTTGCGATCGAATGATGAAGTTATGAAATATATTCCTCGCCCTTACCTTAAAAACATAATAGAAGCAAAAGATTTGATTGCTATGTTTGATGATAAAATAGAAAATGGTATTGGCATAAATTGGGGAATTGCGTTTGTGAATCAACCCGAAAAAATACTGGGTATTATTGGCCATTATCGCATAAAACCAGAACATTATAGAGCCGAAGTGGGGTATATGTTATTTCCAGAATACAAAGGAAGAGGAATCGTGTCAGAAGCTTTGAAAAAAGTAGTAGAATATGGTTTTAAAGAAATGAAACTACATTCTATAGAAGCTATTTTGGATCCTGGAAATATAGGCTCTGAGAAAGTTTTATTAAAAAATGGTTTTATAAAAGAAGCCCATTTGATTGAGAATGAATATTATGAAGGCCGTTTTCTGGATACGATGATCTATTCCATTTTGAATAAATGA
- a CDS encoding alpha/beta fold hydrolase, producing the protein MRNFNFLSLILFLVLGCSGFKIVPDYVFDSLNKKELYVKSYDATLKLWDIPFEETDVSTNYGVAHIIISGPRTGEPLVLLHGTDASSTMWYPNIKEFSKKNRVYAIDFPLEAGKSISNCIKLNNKQAAVFYNAIFNHFKMENINLVGVSRGGWMATYLALQPNNLIKKIILLSPAQTFGGVKNLGKVLTGINLKMFPSTKSTNKFFNAFSFYPDSISPIFKNQLFLAYKYGNSKPRILNMLPFSKKDLKSLKIPVMVLIGDHDIVNSENIFVKVHACIPNAETAVIKNAGHFMSIDQSEIINKKVVEFLNKNE; encoded by the coding sequence ATGCGTAATTTCAACTTTTTATCTCTTATTCTTTTTTTAGTATTGGGTTGTTCTGGTTTTAAAATAGTCCCCGATTATGTATTTGATTCTTTAAATAAAAAAGAACTATATGTAAAATCATATGACGCAACATTAAAATTATGGGATATTCCATTTGAAGAAACAGATGTCTCGACAAATTATGGTGTAGCACACATTATCATTAGTGGTCCACGCACAGGAGAACCTTTGGTTTTGCTTCACGGTACAGATGCCAGTTCCACCATGTGGTATCCCAACATTAAAGAATTTAGTAAAAAAAATAGGGTGTACGCTATAGACTTTCCTTTAGAAGCGGGAAAATCGATTTCAAATTGTATAAAATTAAACAATAAACAAGCCGCTGTATTCTATAATGCTATTTTTAATCACTTTAAAATGGAAAATATTAATTTAGTAGGCGTATCAAGGGGCGGTTGGATGGCAACCTATTTGGCTCTGCAACCCAACAATCTCATTAAAAAAATAATTTTATTGAGTCCAGCTCAAACATTTGGAGGAGTGAAAAATTTAGGAAAAGTACTAACTGGAATAAATCTTAAAATGTTTCCTAGTACCAAAAGTACAAATAAATTTTTTAACGCCTTTTCATTTTATCCCGATAGCATAAGCCCTATTTTCAAAAACCAACTTTTTCTTGCCTATAAATATGGTAACAGTAAACCTCGCATATTGAACATGTTGCCCTTTTCAAAAAAAGATTTAAAGTCACTAAAAATTCCTGTAATGGTATTAATAGGAGATCACGATATTGTAAATAGCGAAAATATTTTTGTAAAAGTGCATGCATGTATCCCGAATGCAGAAACAGCCGTTATTAAAAATGCGGGACACTTTATGTCTATTGATCAGTCTGAAATTATAAATAAAAAAGTTGTAGAATTTTTAAATAAAAATGAATAA
- a CDS encoding aldose 1-epimerase family protein: protein MITTISNSILTAQIKHIGAELFSLKNSSNKEYIWNGNPTYWGKHSPVLFPIVGTLKNNTYQYENAEYQLSRHGFAREMEFELIDKQENSATFSLLSTPATKEKYPFDFELHLIYTIENNSLKLEYKVFNNGKTRMPFSIGAHPAFDLPGNFENYSLLFEKEAPLQYYLLEDGLISKTTNDLPLNKNQLQLNYKLFENDALVFKKIDPKTITILENSKPFLKVSYADFPDLGIWTPPNAPFICIEPWFGYSDTVDQFGSLLNKEGIQILEAKATFHSTFSIEII from the coding sequence GTGATTACAACTATTTCTAATTCTATTTTAACTGCACAAATAAAACATATTGGAGCCGAATTATTTTCCTTAAAAAATAGTTCGAATAAAGAATATATTTGGAATGGAAATCCAACATATTGGGGAAAGCACTCGCCAGTTTTGTTCCCCATTGTAGGTACTCTAAAAAATAATACTTATCAATATGAGAATGCAGAATATCAATTATCTCGTCACGGTTTTGCCCGTGAAATGGAATTTGAATTGATAGACAAACAAGAAAACAGTGCTACATTTTCATTGCTTTCAACTCCAGCAACCAAGGAAAAATATCCTTTTGATTTTGAATTACATTTGATATACACTATTGAAAATAATTCCTTAAAATTGGAATATAAAGTCTTCAATAATGGTAAAACTAGAATGCCGTTTTCAATAGGAGCTCATCCAGCATTTGATTTACCTGGTAATTTTGAAAACTATAGTCTTTTATTTGAAAAAGAAGCCCCTTTACAATATTATTTATTAGAAGATGGGTTAATTTCGAAAACAACAAATGATTTGCCATTGAATAAAAATCAATTGCAACTTAATTACAAATTATTTGAAAATGACGCTTTGGTTTTCAAAAAAATTGACCCAAAAACAATTACTATTTTAGAAAATTCAAAGCCTTTTTTAAAAGTAAGTTATGCTGATTTTCCAGATTTAGGAATTTGGACCCCTCCAAATGCTCCTTTTATTTGCATTGAACCTTGGTTTGGCTATTCGGACACAGTAGATCAATTTGGTTCACTATTGAATAAAGAAGGCATTCAAATTTTGGAAGCAAAAGCCACTTTTCATTCCACTTTCAGTATCGAAATTATATAA
- a CDS encoding M1 family metallopeptidase — MRKKCFRVLFQLSILIVFSNAWSQENKVDSAAVVKLVSKYNYNDAFGPLFYLNNGTTTRSASGAPGHEYWQNKADYKLTAKLNEKTNEIIGTSVVTYTNNSNDKMGFVWMHLDQNLFKSDSRGNALIPLNGSRNGARGEVFDGGHKIKSVKVITTSKGKSIEKEAKFSITDTRMQVFLDDDLKAKGGVVKIKIDFSYISPKEGSDRTGVLDTKNGKIFTIAQWYPRMCVYDDLRGWNTNPYLGASEFYLEYGDFDVNITVPSNHIVVCSGELLNPTAVYTTAEQKRIAQAKQSEKTVMIRSAEEVTANALKSETLSEKTWHFKIKNARDLSWASSAAFIMDGARINLPSGKKSLALSVYPVESAGEKAWGRATEYTKTSIENYSKRWFEYPYPVATNVAGNEGGMEYPGIVFCSWESKGEDLWGVTDHEFGHGWFPMIVGSNERLFGWMDEGFNTFINSLSSVDFNNGEYKSKVTDMHQNAEYFTDPKTEPIMSSPDNMKERNIGLLCYFKPSSGLIILREQVLGPERFDLAFRTYVERWAFKHPAPDDFFRTIENVSGEDLSWFWRGWIVNNWRLDQGVNSVKYIKNDPSKGAVISIENFEKMAMPVVLDIKTKSGKVTRVKLPVEVWQRNVEWSFKVNTTEEILTVTLDPDHAFPDVNEKNNIWKSGTGVVEKDIILDGYLGKFSTKAAPLKIEFTEKNSVLYAEITDYPKFGLTPSGKDAFESKEAGVSFQFNEAKNGFDMLIGTDQKIPFTRD; from the coding sequence ATGAGAAAAAAATGTTTTAGAGTCCTTTTTCAACTTTCAATATTAATTGTTTTTAGTAATGCTTGGAGTCAAGAAAATAAAGTTGATAGTGCGGCGGTTGTAAAGCTGGTTTCAAAGTACAATTATAACGATGCTTTTGGCCCCTTGTTTTATCTAAATAATGGAACAACAACTCGATCAGCAAGTGGTGCACCTGGTCATGAATATTGGCAAAATAAAGCAGATTATAAATTAACTGCCAAACTGAATGAAAAAACGAATGAAATTATAGGTACAAGTGTTGTTACTTATACCAATAATAGTAATGACAAAATGGGTTTCGTTTGGATGCATTTGGATCAAAATTTATTCAAATCGGATTCTCGTGGAAATGCTCTTATTCCTTTAAATGGAAGCCGTAATGGAGCTAGAGGCGAAGTTTTTGATGGTGGTCATAAAATTAAATCGGTAAAAGTCATTACTACTTCAAAAGGGAAGTCAATAGAGAAAGAAGCTAAATTTAGTATTACGGATACCAGAATGCAAGTGTTTTTGGATGATGATTTAAAAGCAAAAGGAGGAGTTGTAAAAATAAAAATTGATTTTTCTTATATTTCACCAAAAGAAGGTTCGGATAGAACAGGGGTTTTGGATACTAAAAACGGAAAAATATTTACAATTGCACAATGGTATCCACGTATGTGTGTGTATGATGACTTGAGAGGTTGGAATACCAATCCCTATTTGGGAGCATCGGAGTTTTACTTGGAATATGGTGACTTTGATGTGAATATTACAGTGCCTTCTAATCATATCGTAGTTTGTTCAGGAGAATTATTAAATCCTACAGCAGTGTACACAACAGCAGAGCAAAAACGTATTGCTCAAGCCAAACAAAGCGAAAAAACAGTTATGATTCGTTCTGCTGAAGAAGTGACAGCAAACGCATTAAAATCAGAGACATTAAGCGAAAAAACATGGCATTTTAAAATTAAAAATGCGCGTGATCTTTCTTGGGCTTCCTCTGCAGCATTTATCATGGACGGAGCAAGGATTAACTTACCAAGTGGAAAAAAATCCTTAGCATTATCAGTTTATCCTGTTGAAAGTGCTGGAGAAAAAGCATGGGGACGTGCTACAGAATATACCAAAACATCGATTGAAAATTATTCCAAAAGATGGTTTGAATATCCTTATCCGGTTGCTACCAATGTGGCGGGAAATGAAGGAGGAATGGAATATCCTGGAATTGTTTTTTGCAGTTGGGAATCCAAAGGAGAAGATTTATGGGGAGTAACAGATCATGAGTTTGGTCATGGTTGGTTTCCTATGATTGTGGGTTCAAACGAACGACTATTTGGTTGGATGGACGAAGGATTCAATACTTTTATCAATTCATTAAGCTCTGTTGATTTTAATAATGGAGAATATAAAAGTAAAGTGACCGATATGCATCAAAATGCAGAATATTTTACGGATCCAAAAACGGAACCTATTATGAGTTCTCCTGATAACATGAAGGAAAGAAATATAGGTTTGTTGTGTTATTTTAAGCCAAGTTCAGGATTGATTATTTTGAGAGAACAAGTATTGGGGCCAGAGCGTTTTGATTTGGCTTTTAGAACTTACGTAGAGCGTTGGGCATTTAAACATCCTGCTCCAGATGACTTTTTTAGAACTATTGAAAATGTTTCTGGTGAAGATTTAAGTTGGTTTTGGAGAGGTTGGATTGTTAATAACTGGCGTTTGGATCAAGGAGTAAATTCTGTTAAATATATTAAAAATGATCCTAGCAAAGGAGCTGTAATTTCGATTGAAAACTTTGAAAAAATGGCTATGCCAGTAGTTTTAGACATAAAAACGAAAAGCGGTAAAGTCACTCGTGTAAAATTACCAGTTGAAGTATGGCAGCGTAATGTTGAATGGTCATTTAAAGTGAATACCACCGAAGAAATTTTAACGGTAACTTTAGATCCAGATCATGCATTTCCAGATGTGAACGAAAAAAATAATATTTGGAAATCGGGTACAGGAGTTGTAGAAAAAGATATTATTTTAGATGGTTATTTGGGTAAATTTTCTACCAAAGCGGCTCCTTTAAAAATTGAATTTACGGAGAAAAATAGTGTGCTTTATGCAGAAATCACCGATTATCCAAAATTTGGACTTACACCAAGCGGTAAAGATGCTTTTGAATCTAAGGAGGCTGGAGTTTCTTTTCAATTTAATGAAGCCAAAAATGGATTTGATATGCTAATTGGTACAGACCAAAAAATTCCTTTTACAAGAGATTAA
- a CDS encoding permease, translating into METLTNILTYLADYLVYECLEISSTEKLSAALHYFIITFIEIFILIVFVTYIMGIITNYLPIDKVRYFLEKNKKTGLGNLAASSLGAITPFCSCSSIPLFVGMLKAKIPLGITLSFLITSPLVNEIAITLFWVTYGWKVAVIYIITGILLGVIGGILLEKLGMAHHVADWLKTPDTINQSVYKDTRTFLERLPEINSEAIQTIKKLIVYIFIGIAIGSFIHGYVPQSFFESYLSKSIPFAVPIAVVAAIPLYIDAVGVLPVLESLVSKGVPLGTGIAFMMGAIGLSLPEALLLKKVMKKKLIIAFFTTIGIGMIISGYIFNLIF; encoded by the coding sequence ATGGAAACTTTAACAAACATCCTCACCTATTTAGCCGATTATTTGGTTTATGAATGTTTAGAAATAAGCAGTACTGAAAAATTAAGTGCTGCTTTACATTATTTCATTATTACTTTTATCGAAATTTTTATCTTAATAGTATTTGTTACTTATATAATGGGAATTATAACCAATTATTTGCCAATAGATAAAGTTCGTTATTTTTTAGAAAAAAATAAAAAAACAGGCTTAGGTAATCTTGCAGCATCTAGTTTGGGTGCCATAACTCCGTTTTGCTCATGTTCCTCCATTCCTTTGTTTGTAGGAATGCTAAAAGCAAAAATCCCTTTAGGAATAACACTCTCATTTTTAATCACTTCCCCTTTGGTCAATGAAATTGCTATAACGCTTTTTTGGGTGACTTACGGCTGGAAAGTAGCCGTAATTTATATCATAACAGGAATTTTACTTGGTGTAATTGGAGGAATCTTGCTAGAAAAATTAGGAATGGCTCATCATGTAGCTGATTGGTTAAAAACACCGGATACAATTAATCAATCGGTGTACAAAGATACCAGAACATTTCTGGAACGACTTCCTGAAATTAACTCGGAAGCGATTCAAACCATAAAAAAATTAATAGTTTATATTTTCATAGGAATAGCCATTGGTTCCTTTATCCATGGATATGTACCTCAATCATTTTTTGAAAGTTATCTTTCAAAATCGATTCCTTTTGCTGTACCAATAGCAGTAGTAGCAGCCATTCCTTTGTATATTGATGCCGTTGGCGTATTACCTGTTTTAGAATCGTTAGTATCCAAAGGAGTGCCGTTGGGAACAGGAATTGCTTTTATGATGGGCGCCATTGGTTTATCACTACCAGAAGCTTTGCTTCTTAAAAAAGTAATGAAAAAAAAGTTGATTATAGCTTTTTTTACTACAATTGGAATTGGAATGATAATCTCGGGATATATTTTTAATTTAATTTTTTAA
- a CDS encoding thioredoxin family protein, which yields MSTEIKILHSSCCGAKSSIREQLITIAQKNKLDITITELFDLQDTMVFETLTFPSLVVNGKVYDYKKIKTDEQLISIL from the coding sequence ATGAGCACAGAAATCAAAATTTTACATTCGTCTTGTTGCGGAGCAAAATCATCAATTAGAGAGCAATTAATTACAATTGCACAAAAAAACAAGCTTGACATAACCATTACGGAACTGTTTGATTTACAAGATACAATGGTTTTTGAAACTTTAACTTTTCCTTCTTTAGTTGTAAATGGCAAAGTCTATGATTACAAAAAAATAAAAACAGATGAACAGTTAATTTCCATCCTTTAA
- a CDS encoding sigma-70 family RNA polymerase sigma factor: protein MKKECCNINEVVNEFYIFLKNFIYKKVQNSTIAEDIVQDVMMKLVESHQKNKAIKNVKAWLFQVTRNTIHDYFNSNNIIVDSEKIATSLTNPESKEFELSVFDHIIPMIQLLPKKYSEPLHWSDIDKIPQIEIAKRLNLTHSATKMRIQRARIKLKDLFIECCDIEYDSQGNFINCIIKKNCDTLQNHLNNCTIEFEK, encoded by the coding sequence ATGAAAAAAGAATGCTGCAATATCAATGAAGTAGTAAATGAATTTTATATTTTTTTAAAAAACTTTATCTATAAAAAAGTTCAAAATAGCACTATTGCCGAAGACATTGTTCAAGATGTTATGATGAAGCTTGTTGAATCTCATCAAAAAAACAAAGCTATTAAAAATGTTAAAGCTTGGTTATTTCAGGTAACCAGAAATACAATTCACGACTATTTCAACAGTAATAATATAATAGTAGATTCGGAAAAAATTGCCACTTCTTTAACCAATCCAGAATCTAAAGAATTTGAATTATCGGTATTTGATCATATAATACCGATGATTCAATTACTTCCTAAAAAATATTCTGAACCTTTACATTGGAGTGATATTGACAAAATTCCACAAATAGAAATCGCAAAACGACTCAACTTAACCCATTCGGCTACAAAAATGAGAATTCAAAGAGCAAGAATCAAATTGAAAGATCTTTTCATTGAATGTTGTGATATCGAATATGATTCTCAAGGCAATTTTATCAATTGTATTATTAAAAAAAATTGTGACACACTTCAAAATCATCTAAATAATTGCACCATTGAATTCGAAAAATGA
- a CDS encoding agmatine deiminase family protein produces the protein MTTLKRRFPAEWEKQQGILLCFPHNGKDWPGKFEAVQWAFVEFIKKIANFETVFLVVADENQKEKVAILLEEAHVHFENVSFIVHKTNRSWMRDSGPIIVKNGTEREALNFNFNGWAKYKNINLDKHVPNKVGEALNIPVTQVMYKGKPVIVEGGAIDVNGRGTLLTSEECLMHPDIQVRNPGFTKEDYEAVFKEYLGVTNVIWLGDGIEGDDTHGHIDDLCRFINEDTIVTIVELDPNDNNYKPLQDNLKRLQNAKLEDGKSPIIVALPMPKRIDFDGLRLPASYANFLILNNCVLVPTFNDSNDRVALNILAECFPDREVIGISAIDFIWGFGTLHCLSQQIPE, from the coding sequence ATGACTACACTAAAGAGACGTTTTCCCGCAGAATGGGAAAAACAACAAGGGATTTTATTGTGTTTTCCGCATAATGGAAAAGATTGGCCTGGAAAATTCGAAGCCGTTCAATGGGCATTTGTGGAATTCATCAAGAAAATAGCCAATTTTGAAACTGTTTTTTTGGTTGTTGCCGATGAAAATCAAAAAGAAAAAGTAGCCATACTTTTAGAAGAAGCGCATGTTCATTTTGAAAATGTGTCTTTTATAGTTCATAAAACCAATCGCAGTTGGATGCGCGATTCTGGTCCGATTATTGTAAAAAATGGTACTGAAAGAGAAGCACTAAATTTTAATTTTAACGGCTGGGCCAAATACAAAAACATCAATCTAGACAAACACGTTCCAAACAAAGTAGGCGAAGCTTTAAACATTCCAGTTACTCAAGTGATGTACAAAGGAAAACCCGTAATTGTTGAAGGTGGCGCCATTGATGTAAACGGACGTGGTACTTTGTTAACCTCCGAAGAATGCTTGATGCATCCTGATATTCAGGTACGTAATCCAGGTTTCACAAAAGAGGATTACGAAGCTGTTTTCAAAGAATATTTGGGAGTTACGAATGTGATTTGGCTAGGAGACGGAATTGAAGGTGATGATACCCACGGACACATCGACGATCTATGCCGATTTATAAATGAAGATACCATTGTAACAATTGTGGAATTGGATCCCAATGACAACAATTACAAACCATTACAAGACAATTTAAAAAGATTGCAAAATGCCAAACTAGAAGATGGGAAATCACCCATAATTGTAGCATTGCCAATGCCGAAACGCATTGATTTTGATGGATTACGATTACCAGCTAGTTATGCGAATTTCTTGATTTTGAATAATTGTGTATTGGTTCCTACTTTTAATGATTCTAATGACAGAGTGGCCCTGAACATATTGGCAGAATGTTTTCCTGATAGAGAAGTAATCGGTATCAGTGCTATCGATTTTATTTGGGGATTTGGAACGTTGCATTGTTTGAGTCAACAGATTCCTGAATAA
- a CDS encoding choice-of-anchor I family protein, with protein sequence MIKKSVAVLAVLFLIVGCQNNNDSNETPELVVSENPSTFKEIGTLTIGGTGAAEISAYDEISKKLFTVNNSSANKIDVIDLSDPSKPVLLASIDLVPYNGAANSVSTFNGKLAVALESKTNKQESGKVVVFEMSNYALVKEIAVGALPDMITYSQDGKFIMTANEGEPNDTYSEDPDGSVSIIDVASGYAVTTLSFEGFSGQLADLKTKGFRIASPTNNFAADIEPEYVTISADSKTAWVTLQENNGVAKIDLATKKMVQIFPLGYKEYSLAENAIDISDKDGAVAFNPWKLKGMFQPDAISNFEVNNVQYIVTANEGDARDYSAFVDVKRINNAAVVLDPTIFPNAAALKADASMGRLNINTKMGDTDGDGDFDELVGFGARSFSIWNGLTGQLVFDSKNELDKKAQEFGVYDDGRSDDKGVEPEAVYVTKMGDKQILFVGLERADAFMVYDVSNPIAPKYLQTIKTGDAPEGLLFIPASKSPNKRSLVVVSSEGDGTVKIFQPDLN encoded by the coding sequence ATGATAAAGAAAAGTGTAGCTGTACTTGCAGTGTTATTTTTAATTGTAGGATGTCAAAACAACAATGATTCTAATGAAACTCCTGAGCTGGTCGTAAGCGAAAATCCTTCCACTTTCAAAGAAATAGGAACATTGACTATTGGAGGAACTGGAGCTGCAGAAATAAGTGCTTATGATGAAATTTCCAAAAAATTATTTACAGTTAACAATAGCAGTGCCAATAAAATAGACGTGATAGACCTTTCGGATCCGTCGAAACCAGTTTTGCTTGCCAGTATTGATTTGGTTCCTTATAATGGAGCTGCCAATAGTGTTTCGACTTTTAATGGGAAATTGGCAGTAGCTTTAGAATCCAAAACAAACAAACAAGAATCGGGTAAAGTTGTAGTTTTTGAAATGTCAAATTATGCTTTAGTTAAAGAAATTGCTGTAGGTGCATTACCCGACATGATTACCTATTCGCAAGATGGTAAATTCATAATGACGGCTAATGAAGGGGAACCAAATGATACTTATTCTGAAGATCCCGATGGATCAGTTTCTATTATTGATGTTGCTTCTGGTTATGCAGTCACTACTTTGAGTTTTGAAGGTTTTAGTGGTCAATTAGCGGATTTAAAAACCAAAGGATTCAGAATAGCAAGTCCAACCAATAATTTTGCTGCCGATATCGAACCAGAATATGTAACTATTTCAGCCGATTCAAAAACGGCTTGGGTTACTTTACAAGAAAATAATGGAGTAGCCAAAATTGATTTAGCAACAAAGAAAATGGTACAAATTTTTCCTTTAGGATATAAAGAGTATAGTTTGGCCGAAAATGCGATTGATATTAGTGATAAAGATGGGGCTGTTGCTTTTAATCCATGGAAACTAAAAGGAATGTTTCAACCCGATGCCATCAGCAATTTTGAAGTGAATAATGTTCAATATATTGTTACCGCAAATGAAGGAGATGCCCGTGATTATTCCGCTTTTGTTGATGTTAAAAGAATTAATAATGCTGCGGTAGTATTAGACCCGACTATTTTTCCAAATGCTGCGGCGCTAAAAGCGGATGCAAGTATGGGAAGATTGAATATCAATACCAAAATGGGAGATACTGATGGAGATGGCGATTTTGATGAGTTAGTTGGATTTGGAGCTCGTTCATTTTCAATTTGGAATGGACTTACAGGGCAATTGGTTTTTGACAGTAAAAACGAATTGGACAAAAAAGCGCAAGAGTTTGGTGTTTATGATGATGGAAGAAGTGATGACAAAGGGGTAGAACCAGAAGCGGTTTACGTAACTAAAATGGGAGATAAACAGATTCTTTTTGTCGGATTAGAAAGAGCTGATGCTTTTATGGTGTATGATGTGAGTAATCCAATAGCTCCAAAATATTTGCAAACCATAAAAACAGGAGATGCTCCAGAAGGTTTATTGTTTATTCCGGCTTCCAAAAGTCCAAACAAAAGAAGTTTGGTTGTTGTAAGCAGCGAAGGAGATGGAACTGTCAAAATATTTCAACCCGATTTGAATTAG
- a CDS encoding carbon-nitrogen hydrolase: protein MSKKKYKIAVIQLNLNDVAENNLKKCMSWVRDAANQGAEVISLPELYSSHYFCQSEDVDNFALAEPLYSTSFIAFSALAKELGVVIIVPFFEKRMAGIYHNSAYIIDTDGSEAGLYRKMHIPDDPHFYEKFYFTPGDLGFKTIPTQKGKIGTLICWDQWYPEAARLTALQGAEVLFYPTAIGWHPQEKEQYGENQHGAWMSVMKGHAVANGVYVAAANRIGLEQYIEGTAGIQFWGSSFIAGPQGEILAQASHDKEEILIAEVDLDLQENVRQNWPFFRDRRIDAFGDITKRAID from the coding sequence ATGTCAAAGAAAAAGTACAAAATAGCGGTCATTCAATTGAACCTTAACGATGTTGCAGAAAACAACCTTAAAAAATGCATGAGTTGGGTTCGCGATGCTGCCAATCAAGGAGCTGAAGTGATTTCGTTACCGGAATTATACAGCAGTCATTATTTTTGTCAAAGTGAAGATGTGGATAATTTTGCTTTGGCAGAACCATTGTACAGCACTTCGTTTATCGCTTTTAGCGCTTTGGCCAAAGAATTGGGCGTTGTAATTATTGTACCTTTCTTCGAAAAAAGAATGGCTGGAATTTACCACAACAGTGCTTACATCATCGACACTGACGGGTCTGAAGCTGGATTGTATCGCAAAATGCACATTCCGGACGATCCTCATTTCTATGAAAAATTCTATTTTACTCCAGGGGATTTAGGTTTTAAAACGATTCCAACTCAAAAAGGTAAAATTGGAACTTTAATTTGTTGGGATCAATGGTATCCGGAAGCTGCTCGATTAACGGCTTTACAAGGTGCTGAAGTTTTATTTTATCCAACAGCAATTGGTTGGCATCCACAAGAAAAAGAGCAATATGGCGAAAACCAACACGGTGCTTGGATGAGCGTAATGAAAGGGCACGCTGTCGCCAATGGTGTATATGTAGCAGCTGCTAATAGAATTGGTTTGGAACAATATATTGAAGGAACAGCTGGAATTCAGTTTTGGGGATCATCGTTTATTGCGGGACCACAAGGCGAAATTTTGGCACAAGCCTCACACGATAAAGAAGAAATTCTAATCGCCGAAGTAGACTTAGATTTACAAGAAAATGTGCGTCAGAACTGGCCATTTTTTAGAGACAGAAGAATCGATGCCTTTGGAGATATTACCAAACGTGCAATCGACTAA